A single genomic interval of Mustela nigripes isolate SB6536 chromosome 7, MUSNIG.SB6536, whole genome shotgun sequence harbors:
- the LOC132022322 gene encoding speedy protein E5-like produces MSQQAESRSSDQSERLDKNSSSQVGHIHAHSESSVSAAAQDSSGPASNSATLEAVSELRSWKKRGQERTIWTVNHVEGMKLRMNKRRRPSYRPEDQEAFYRLLEDPVIQSFLEADIFLKVSDKYLLSMVVEYFGRVGLPGHLYNRIHFFLALYIASDMEEDNPTSKRSIFQFLLGREHWPALYKEFLKLKVEFFHAMGHRAWVTPELCEEIQAQNPHHWVWSRERQCAP; encoded by the exons ATGTCACAGCAG GCTGAGTCCAGGTCCAGTGATCAGAGTGAGCGGCTAGACAAGAACTCCAGTTCCCAGGTGGGTCACATCCACGCTCACTCAGAATCTTCTGTTTCTGCAGCGGCCCAAGACAGCAGCGGCCCGGCCTCCAACTCCGCCACCTTGGAAGCTGTCTCTGAGCTGAGGTCCTGGAAGAAGAGGGGCCAGGAGAGGACCATCTGGACGGTCAATCATGTTGAGGGAATGAAACTCAGGATGAACAAGAGGAGAAGACCCAGTTACCGTCCTGAAGACCAAGAAGCGTTCTACCGACTTCTGG AGGACCCCGTGATCCAGAGCTTCTTGGAAGCTGACATTTTCCTCAAAGTATCTGATAAG TACCTGCTTTCCATGGTGGTGGAGTACTTCGGCCGTGTCGGGCTGCCTGGCCACCTCTACAACAGGATCCACTTCTTCCTGGCCCT CTACATTGCCTCTGACATGGAGGAGGACAACCCCACATCCAAACGGAGCATCTTCCagttcctgctgggcagggagcactGGCCAGCGCTCTACAAGGAGTTCCTGAAGTTGAAGGTGGAGTTCTTCCATGCAATGGGGCACCGTGCCTGGGTCACCCCAGAATTGTGTGAGGAG ATCCAGGCCCAGAACCCGCATCACTGGGTCTGGAGTCGGGAGCGCCAGTGCGCCCCTTAG